From a region of the Streptomyces venezuelae genome:
- a CDS encoding non-ribosomal peptide synthetase, giving the protein MRDSLSLHGRFREHAGRTPDAVAVRSAGRRLTYRELDRRSDALAHVLIGLGVSRETPVAVLTDRTVDVLVAFLGVLKAGGCYVPLHPGFPTERAEWIIRRTGAGILLTDAVMAARTSPAGDFTVVRVDDPELYEAAPGPVAAVCEPGQLAYVMFTSGSTGLPKGVAVTHRDVLDLVDDSMFATGHHERVLMIVPYAFDASLHGLWMPLLRGGTSVIAAADDVSAARLRELFESEEITSLEMPAGLFRTIAETAPETFHGLREVSTGGDVISPVAVRRVLRACPGTVVRATYGPTETTLYATHHAFTDAAQVADRVPMGRPLDGTRTYVLDGQLAPVPVGTPGELYIAGTGLARGYLHRPGLTAERFVADPHGPAGSRMYRTGDIVCRNPEGLIEFLGRTDDQVKIRGFRVEPGEIETVLSTFPGVSQVVVTARETNGDKTLVAYLVGDGPVDTGALRGHAGASLPAYMVPAAFVALDAFPLTPNGKVDYRALPAPEFTAAGAYRAPRTPDEEKLCALFAEVLGTTRVGIDDSFFDLGGHSLLVTRLIGRIRSAFDTDVSVRLFFGAPTVAALLPVLRAQDPGSRRPVLARQERPARVPLSTAQHRMWFLEQWGGPSSLYNLPVVLRLTGDLDRDALREAVRDVIVRHESLRTVVGEAQGEPYQVVLGPDELRLTLPVTEVDEADLDAAVREAGSRPFDLRADPSLRAELFTWAAREHVLLLTLHHIASDGWSKAPLSRDLASAYAARRAGRAPAWTELPVQYADYTLWQHTLLGDPGSPDSLAGRQLAYWKDALEGAPDEIALPFDRPRPADSTHRGAALPLRLDAELLTSVVELARGSDTTPFMVLQAALAAALHRLGAGDDILLGSVVAGRGNTALEDLVGFFVNTVVLRTDLSGDPSFGELLARVRETDLAAYSHQDVPFEQVVAAVNPGRSLSRHPLFQVMLVLQNVSGYEFTVPGLEVSVVEEATSTSKFDLLLSITEQYDDRRRPVGATGYVEYDTALFDASTVERIRDLFVSLLTAAVADPGQRVSAPRPLAPTG; this is encoded by the coding sequence ATGCGTGATTCGCTTTCCCTTCACGGGCGGTTCCGAGAGCACGCCGGTCGCACTCCGGACGCGGTGGCGGTGCGTTCCGCCGGCCGCCGGCTGACGTACCGGGAGCTGGACCGGCGCTCCGATGCGCTGGCGCACGTCCTCATCGGCCTCGGGGTGTCCCGGGAGACGCCGGTCGCGGTACTCACCGACCGCACCGTGGACGTCCTCGTGGCGTTCCTGGGAGTCCTCAAGGCCGGTGGCTGCTACGTGCCCCTGCACCCCGGTTTCCCGACTGAGCGGGCCGAATGGATCATCCGCCGGACGGGGGCGGGGATCCTGCTCACCGATGCGGTGATGGCTGCACGGACCAGTCCCGCGGGCGATTTCACCGTGGTGCGCGTGGACGACCCCGAGCTCTACGAGGCCGCGCCCGGGCCGGTGGCAGCGGTGTGCGAGCCGGGGCAGCTGGCCTACGTGATGTTCACGTCCGGCTCCACCGGACTCCCCAAGGGCGTCGCGGTCACCCACCGGGACGTTCTGGACCTGGTGGACGACTCCATGTTCGCCACGGGACACCACGAGCGGGTCCTGATGATCGTCCCGTACGCGTTCGACGCATCCCTGCACGGCCTGTGGATGCCGCTGCTGCGCGGTGGCACCTCGGTGATCGCCGCAGCCGACGACGTGTCCGCGGCCCGGCTGCGGGAGCTGTTCGAATCCGAGGAGATCACCAGTCTGGAGATGCCCGCCGGCCTGTTCCGCACCATCGCCGAGACGGCCCCGGAGACCTTCCACGGCCTGCGCGAGGTGTCCACGGGCGGCGACGTCATCTCCCCGGTCGCGGTGCGACGGGTACTGCGGGCCTGCCCCGGCACCGTGGTGCGCGCCACGTACGGTCCCACCGAGACCACGCTGTACGCCACCCACCACGCCTTCACCGACGCGGCCCAGGTCGCCGACCGGGTCCCCATGGGCCGCCCGCTGGACGGCACGCGCACGTACGTCCTGGACGGGCAGCTGGCCCCGGTGCCCGTCGGCACCCCCGGTGAGCTGTACATCGCCGGGACCGGCCTGGCCCGCGGGTACCTCCACCGGCCCGGTCTCACCGCCGAGCGCTTCGTCGCCGACCCCCACGGACCGGCCGGCAGCCGCATGTACCGCACCGGCGACATCGTGTGCCGCAATCCGGAAGGCCTGATCGAGTTCCTCGGCCGGACCGACGACCAGGTCAAGATCCGCGGCTTCCGCGTCGAACCCGGCGAGATCGAGACCGTCCTGTCGACGTTCCCCGGGGTTTCCCAGGTCGTGGTCACGGCCCGCGAGACCAACGGTGACAAGACCCTGGTGGCCTACCTCGTCGGTGACGGGCCCGTCGACACGGGCGCGCTGCGCGGCCACGCCGGAGCCTCGCTGCCCGCGTACATGGTCCCTGCCGCGTTCGTCGCCCTGGACGCCTTCCCCCTCACGCCGAACGGCAAGGTCGACTACCGGGCGCTGCCCGCACCGGAGTTCACGGCGGCGGGCGCCTACCGCGCTCCGCGCACCCCGGACGAGGAGAAGCTGTGCGCGCTCTTCGCCGAGGTCCTCGGCACCACCCGGGTCGGCATCGACGACAGCTTCTTCGACCTCGGCGGTCACTCCCTCCTCGTCACCCGGCTGATCGGCAGGATCCGGAGCGCCTTCGACACGGATGTGTCCGTCCGCCTCTTCTTCGGCGCCCCCACGGTCGCCGCGCTGCTCCCGGTGCTGCGCGCGCAGGATCCCGGCAGCCGGCGGCCGGTGCTCGCCCGGCAGGAGCGTCCGGCCCGCGTCCCGCTGTCCACCGCCCAGCACCGCATGTGGTTCCTGGAGCAGTGGGGCGGCCCTTCCTCCCTGTACAACCTGCCCGTCGTCCTGCGGCTGACGGGCGACCTGGACCGGGACGCGCTGCGCGAGGCGGTCCGGGACGTGATCGTCCGGCACGAGAGCCTGCGCACCGTCGTGGGCGAGGCGCAGGGCGAGCCGTACCAGGTGGTGCTCGGTCCGGACGAACTGCGGCTCACCCTGCCCGTCACGGAAGTCGACGAGGCGGACCTCGACGCCGCGGTGCGCGAGGCCGGCAGCCGGCCGTTCGACCTCAGGGCCGATCCGTCCCTGCGTGCCGAACTGTTCACGTGGGCCGCGCGGGAGCACGTCCTGTTGCTGACGCTGCACCACATCGCTTCGGACGGCTGGTCCAAGGCGCCGCTCAGCCGCGACCTGGCGTCCGCCTACGCGGCCAGGCGCGCGGGCAGGGCCCCCGCCTGGACCGAACTTCCCGTGCAGTACGCGGACTACACCCTGTGGCAGCACACGCTCCTCGGCGACCCCGGGTCCCCCGACAGCCTCGCCGGGCGCCAGCTCGCGTACTGGAAGGACGCCCTGGAGGGGGCACCGGACGAGATCGCCCTGCCCTTCGACCGTCCGCGCCCCGCGGACAGCACCCACCGGGGCGCGGCACTGCCGCTGCGGCTCGACGCCGAGCTCCTCACGTCCGTCGTCGAGCTGGCCCGCGGCAGCGACACCACGCCCTTCATGGTGCTCCAGGCCGCACTGGCGGCAGCGCTGCACCGGCTGGGCGCCGGAGACGACATCCTCCTGGGCAGCGTGGTGGCGGGGCGCGGGAACACCGCGCTGGAGGACCTCGTCGGTTTCTTCGTCAACACGGTCGTCCTGCGGACCGACCTGTCCGGAGACCCGTCCTTCGGCGAGCTGCTCGCCAGGGTGCGGGAGACCGACCTCGCCGCCTACTCCCACCAGGACGTGCCCTTCGAGCAGGTGGTGGCGGCCGTCAACCCGGGCCGTTCCCTGTCCCGGCATCCGCTCTTCCAGGTCATGCTCGTCCTGCAGAACGTCAGCGGTTACGAGTTCACCGTGCCCGGCCTGGAGGTGTCGGTCGTCGAGGAGGCCACGTCGACGTCGAAGTTCGACCTGCTCCTCAGCATCACCGAGCAGTACGACGATCGGCGCCGTCCGGTGGGCGCCACCGGCTACGTCGAGTACGACACCGCCCTGTTCGACGCCTCGACGGTCGAGCGGATCCGTGACCTCTTCGTCTCCCTGCTCACGGCCGCCGTGGCCGATCCCGGACAGCGGGTGTCCGCGCCCCGTCCCCTGGCCCCGACGGGCTGA
- a CDS encoding helix-turn-helix transcriptional regulator — MVDTDAKQPGHPSSLSSLGLDPVIESVYVALLDRTQGVADICARLALPEHVVRSALDRLSELALVRASIESPHHLHAVSPHVGMEILIAEQRSELARHTQRLEAAQAAAARFILDYDGRQSGGTDGAEVKYLVGLDAIRDHLKILNGQVAEELLTFAPGGPQKPENMQASRPLNQQLLRRGVQMRTVYLNSIRNDRPTMEHAHWLTEQGCEVRTVPSLPNRMIIYDRKLAMIASDADDTGAGAVQVSSPGMVTALLTLFDSVWQAADQLEAPVQPAPGELTCQQAEALRLLALGLTDEAIATRLAVSPRTARRITSSLMTHLGARSRFQAGVLAIQQGFLPARVE; from the coding sequence ATGGTCGACACAGACGCAAAACAGCCGGGCCATCCGAGTTCACTGAGCTCACTCGGCCTGGACCCCGTCATCGAGTCCGTCTACGTCGCCCTGCTGGACCGAACGCAAGGCGTAGCCGATATCTGCGCCCGCCTGGCCCTCCCGGAGCACGTCGTCCGGAGCGCCCTCGACCGCCTGAGCGAGCTGGCACTCGTCCGCGCCTCGATCGAATCACCCCACCACCTGCACGCGGTCAGTCCGCACGTGGGGATGGAGATCCTGATCGCCGAGCAGCGCTCCGAACTGGCCCGGCACACACAGAGGTTGGAGGCCGCGCAGGCCGCTGCCGCCCGATTCATCCTGGACTACGACGGACGCCAGTCCGGCGGCACCGACGGGGCCGAGGTCAAGTACCTCGTGGGGCTGGACGCCATCCGCGACCACCTGAAGATCCTCAACGGGCAGGTGGCCGAGGAGCTGCTCACCTTCGCGCCCGGCGGCCCGCAGAAGCCGGAGAACATGCAGGCGTCCCGGCCCCTCAACCAGCAGCTGCTCCGGCGTGGCGTACAGATGCGCACGGTCTACCTGAACAGCATCCGCAACGACCGGCCGACCATGGAACACGCACACTGGCTGACCGAACAGGGATGTGAGGTGCGCACCGTCCCGTCCCTGCCCAACCGGATGATCATCTACGACCGGAAACTGGCGATGATCGCCTCCGACGCCGACGATACCGGCGCGGGCGCCGTTCAAGTCAGCTCACCGGGGATGGTCACCGCGCTGCTCACCCTGTTCGACAGTGTGTGGCAGGCTGCCGATCAGCTCGAAGCACCGGTGCAGCCGGCTCCTGGAGAGCTGACCTGCCAGCAGGCCGAGGCGCTCAGACTCCTGGCGCTCGGCCTCACCGACGAGGCCATCGCGACGCGCCTGGCGGTGTCACCGCGCACCGCTCGCCGCATCACGTCCAGCCTCATGACCCACCTGGGCGCGCGGAGCCGTTTCCAGGCGGGCGTGCTCGCCATCCAGCAGGGGTTCCTGCCCGCTCGCGTCGAGTGA